From Mus musculus strain C57BL/6J chromosome 17, GRCm38.p6 C57BL/6J, the proteins below share one genomic window:
- the Ndufa11 gene encoding NADH dehydrogenase [ubiquinone] 1 alpha subcomplex subunit 11, whose protein sequence is MAMVKRFFESYHEVPDGTQCHRKTYITTALGGICGIIGSAYSVSLNPADSTLEAVARVGRYTFTAAAIGAMFGLTTCVSAQVREKPDDPLNYFIGGCAGGLTLGARTHSYGTAAMGCVYMGTAAALFKIGKLEGWELFPTPKV, encoded by the exons ATGGCGATGGTGAAGCGGTTCTTTGAATCTTACCATGAGGTCCCCGACGGCACCCAGTGTCATCGCAAGACCTACATCACCACGGCCTTAGGCGGCATTTGCG gcATAATCGGCTCCGCTTACAGCGTCTCACTCAACCCCGCAGATTCCACCCTGGAAGCAGTGGCCAGAGTCGGCCGGTACACATTCACTGCAG CTGCTATTGGAGCGATGTTTGGCCTTACCACCTGTGTCAGTGCCCAGGTCCGAGAGAAGCCAGATGACCCCCTGAACTACTTCATTGGTGGCTGCGCGGGAGGCCTGACATTGGGAGCTCGCA CTCACAGCTATGGGACAGCAGCCATGGGCTGTGTCTACATGGGCACTGCGGCCGCCCTGTTCAAGATCGGCAAGCTGGAAGGCTGGGAGTTGTTCCCTACCCCCAAGGTGTGA
- the Vmac gene encoding vimentin-type intermediate filament-associated coiled-coil protein isoform 2 (isoform 2 is encoded by transcript variant 2): MIQQLQPRADLLQDITRHRPPLAALLATLEEAEELGPLPASHSHRAQLLPDGPGPPLGNNMGKEEGQDDQDDQQPAVFGTTV; the protein is encoded by the coding sequence ATGATCCAGCAGCTACAGCCTCGGGCTGACCTGCTGCAGGACATCACTCGCCACCGACCACCCCTGGCCGCACTGTTGGCCAccctggaggaggcagaggaactgGGCCCCTTGCCGGCCAGCCACAGCCATAGGGCCCAGCTACTTCCTGATGGGCCTGGCCCACCCCTGGGCAACAACATGGGAAAGGAGGAGGGCCAGGACGACCAGGACGACCAGCAGCCTGCTGTGTTTGGGACCACGGTGTGA
- the Vmac gene encoding vimentin-type intermediate filament-associated coiled-coil protein isoform 1 (isoform 1 is encoded by transcript variant 1), with amino-acid sequence MSAPPPLQIREANAHLAAVHRRAAELERRLLAAERTIGAQAERLACHDQHLRAALDELGRAKDREISALQEQLLSSEATVRSLQAAVDQRDQMIQQLQPRADLLQDITRHRPPLAALLATLEEAEELGPLPASHSHRAQLLPDGPGPPLGNNMGKEEGQDDQDDQQPAVFGTTV; translated from the exons ATGTCTGCGCCGCCACCTCTGCAGATCCGGGAGGCGAACGCGCACCTGGCCGCCGTGCACCGACGCGCAGCGGAGCTGGAGAGGCGGCTGCTGGCGGCTGAGCGCACGATTGGTGCGCAGGCCGAGCGCCTGGCCTGCCACGACCAGCACCTGCGCGCCGCCCTGGATGAGCTGGGTCGCGCCAAGGACCG GGAGATATCTGCCCTCCAAGAGCAGCTGCTGAGCTCTGAGGCCACAGTTCGCAGCCTGCAGGCCGCAGTGGACCAGAGGGACCAGATGATCCAGCAGCTACAGCCTCGGGCTGACCTGCTGCAGGACATCACTCGCCACCGACCACCCCTGGCCGCACTGTTGGCCAccctggaggaggcagaggaactgGGCCCCTTGCCGGCCAGCCACAGCCATAGGGCCCAGCTACTTCCTGATGGGCCTGGCCCACCCCTGGGCAACAACATGGGAAAGGAGGAGGGCCAGGACGACCAGGACGACCAGCAGCCTGCTGTGTTTGGGACCACGGTGTGA